DNA sequence from the Sphingomonas bisphenolicum genome:
CGTCAAGGGCTTCAAGGTGCCCGGTGGCGCGGGCGGCTTCAATCCCGCCTTCGTCCAGACCATGGCGGGCGCGCTGGCGATGACGCTGAAGCAGACCCAGCGCAACATGCACGCGCCGATCGCTTTGCTGTCGGCGGTCTATGAAGGCATCACTTTGCCGATGGACCGGGCGATCCAGATCGAGAGCAAATATTTCGCCAAGGTCGCCGCCGACCGCCAGGCGAGCAACATGATCCGCACCCTGTTCGTCAACAAACAGGCCGCCGAGCGCGGCGCGCGGCGCCCCAAGGGCGAGGCCAAGGCGCCGACGAAGAAGCTCGCCATGCTGGGCGCCGGCATGATGGGCGCGGGCATCGCCACCGTCGCCGCACAGGCGGGGATAGAGGTCGTGCTGTTCGATCGCGACCTGGCCTATGCGCAAAAGGGCAAGGCGCATGTCGAGGAAGTGCTGAAGAAGCGGCTGGGCAAGGGCATGACGCCGGAAAAGCTGGAGCAGACTCTCGCGCGCGTCACGCCGACCACCGATTATGCCGACCTGGCCGGCGCGGATTTCGTCATCGAGGCCGTGTTCGAGGATGTCACGATCAAGGCGGACGTCACCAAACAGGTCGAAGCCGTACTGGGCGCGGACACCATCTTCGGGTCCAACACCTCTACCCTGCCGATCACGAAACTGGCGCAGGCGTGGACGAAACCGGAGAATTTCATCGGCGTCCATTTCTTCTCGCCGGTCGAGAAGATGCCGCTGGTCGAGATCATCCTGGGCGAAAAGACCGGCCCCGCCGCGATCGCCAAGGCGCTGGATTTCGTCAGCCAGATCAAGAAGACCCCGATCGTCGTCCATGACAGCCGCGGCTTCTACACCTCGCGCAGCTTCGGCACCTATGTGCAGGAAGGCGCGGAACTGGTCGGCGAGGGCGTCAATCCCGCGCTGATCGAAAATGCCGGCAAACAACTGGGGATGCCTACTGGCCCGCTGGCCGTCAGCGACGAGGTGTCGATCGAACTGGGCTGGAAGATCATGAGCGCCGCGAAGAAGGAACTGGGCGACGCCTATGTCCCGCAGGAGTCGGACGAGATCATGGTGCAGATGGTCGAGGCCGGCCGCCTGGGCCGCAAGAATGGCAAGGGCTGGTACGACTATCCCGAAAGCGGCAAGAAGCATCTGTCGCCGGTGCTGGGCGAGATGTTTCCACGCGCGGCGCAGCAGCCCGACGTCGAGGCGGTGAAGGAACGGCTGCTCTATCGCCAGTTGATCGAATGCGCCCGCTGTTTCGAGGAAGGCGTGCTGGAAACCCCCGAGGACGGCGATATCGGCGCGATCTTCGGCTGGGGCTTTGCGCCCTATACCGGCGGACCGTTCAGCCATATGGATACGGTCGGCATCGCCCATGTCGTGGCCGTGCTGGACCGGCTGGCGGCGGAACATGGCCCGCGCTTCGCTCCGACGGCGCAGCTTCGCGAGATGGCGGCGAGCGGCGCGACTTTCTATCATCCGGCGCCGGCCAAGGCGGCGGCATGATCCGACTGTAAATCTTAACGACACTCGGCTAGGTCTCCCGGCAACAGGCTGGGAGACCTTTTTCTTATGAGCGATAAACCCACGATATTGGTCACGGGCGGCGCGGGCTATATCGGCAGCCATGCCGTGCTGGCGCTCAAGGATGCCGGCTATGGCGTCGTCGTGATCGATAATCTGGTCACCGGCTTCGACTGGGCCGTGCCCGACGGCGTGCCGCTGGTGCGTGGCGACATTGCCGACCAGCCGCTGGTGGAAGCGGCGCTGCGCGACCATGACGTCAAGGCGATCATGCATTTCGCCGGGTCGGTCGTCGTGCCGGAATCGGTTGAGAATCCGCTGAAATATTATCACAATAACAGCGCCAAGACGCGCGACCTGATTGAAAGCGCGGTGCGGGTGGGCGTGCCGCATTTCATCTTCTCGTCCACCGCCGCCACCTATGGCACGCCGGACGTGGAGGCGGTGCGGGAGGATACGCCGCAACGGCCGATCAATCCCTATGGCATGTCCAAGCTGATGACCGAATATATGCTGCGCGACGTGGCGGCGGCGCATCCGATGAACTTCTGCGCGCTGCGCTATTTCAACGTCGCAGGCGCGGACCCGCAGGGACGCACGGGCCAGTCGACGGCGGGCGCCACCCATCTCATCAAGGTCGCGGTCGAGGCGGCGCTGGGCAAGCGGACAAGCGTCGCCGTCTTCGGCACCGATTTCGACACGCCGGACGGAACGGGTGTGCGCGACTATATCCATGTCAGCGACCTGGCCGCCGCCCATCTGCTGGCGCTGGAAGCGCTGATCGCCGAGCCGGAGCGCAACCATCTGCTCAATTGCGGCTATGGCCGTGGCTTTTCGGTGCTGGAGGTGCTGGACGCGGTCGATCGCGCGACCAACATGCCCGTCCAGCGCGTCATGGCCGGCCGCCGGGCGGGCGACCCGGGCAAGCTGATTTCGGACAATGGCGCCATTCTCAAGACCTTCCCCTGGACGCCGCGCCATGCCGATCTGGACCAGATCGTCGCCCATGCTCTGGCGTGGGAGCGCAAACTGGGTGAGCGCGCATGAGCGAGGCGAGCGTCCGCGCCTTCCTGGCGGAACGGGCGCCCGACGTGGCGATCATCGACCAGGGCGTCAGCACCGCGACCGTGATAGAGGCCGCCGCGGCGCTGGGCGTCGAACCAGCGCGGATCGCCAAGACGCTGTCGCTGCGCGTCGGCGAGACGGTCGTGCTGGTCTGCGCGCGCGGGGACGCGCGGCTCAACAATGGCAAGGCGAAGGCGGCGCTGGGCGCCAAGCCCCGGATGCTGGGCGCGGAGGAGGTCGAGGCGATCACCGGCCATCCGGTCGGCGGGGTCTGCCCCTTCGGCCTCGCCTCTCCCCTGCCCGTCTATTGCGATATGTCGCTCAAGGATTTCGCCACCGTCTTTCCCGCGGCCGGATCGCGCACCACATCGGTCGAACTGACGCCCGATCGACTGGCCGACTTGACCGGAGCGCGGTGGATCGACATCTGCACGCTTCCGCAAGCAGCCGAGTGAAGCCCATGCCGACCGAACATCCTTTCGCCACCGGCGCGCAGGCCGCAGCCGATATCGCCGCGCGCATCGCCACGATCCTGTCCGATGCGATCGCGCAGCGCGGCGTCGCCAGCATCGCCCTGTCGGGCGGCCGTTCGCCCCGGCCGGTGCTCGAAGCGCTCGGCCAGGTCGATCTCGACTGGGATAAGGTCGTGGTGACGCTGGTCGACGAACGCTGGGTCGCGCCCGACAGCGCCGACAGCAATGAGAAGCTGGTGCGCGACGCGCTGCTCAATGGCGCCGCGGCGCAGGCCCGCTTCGTGCCGATGAAAACGCAAGCCGCCGACGCCTATGCAGGGCAGGCCGCGGTCGAGGCGGCTTTCACCGGCCTGCCCTGGCCGCTGGACATCGTCCTGTTGGGCATGGGCGATGACGGGCATACGGCGTCGCTCTTTCCGCAAGGCAGGGAACTGGCCGAGGGGCTGGCGAGCGGGGCGCTGACGATCGCGGCGACGCCCCCGGTCGCCCCGCACCAGCGTATGTCGCTGACGGCGCACGGAATCATGCAGAGCCGCCATATCTTCCTGCAGATCAGCGGGGCCGGCAAGAAAGCGGTCTATGATCGCGCGCTGGCGAGCGGCGCCGTCGAGGAACTGCCGATCCGGCTGGCATTGTTGCAGGACAAGGTGCCGGTCGAGGTTTGGATCGCCGAAGTTTAATGCGAATCCAATCGGTTAATCTCTGACCTCATGCTTGGAAATCAGATAGCGCCACACACCGACCGCATTGATGACCAGCAGCGCGACATTCTGCCAGCCTATCCCCTCGCTGTCCTTGTCGAGAAACCCCCAGCCGATCAGCGCGATCGATGAGGTGACGAACAGCACGAATGCCCATCCGGTTATGCGTCGTCCCAGATTGAGCGAGACGACCAGCGCGGCGATCGTCGCTGCCCCCGCGCCATAATATTGCAAAGCGGTGAGCAGCGTCATGGTCATGCCGATCGAACGCCCCGGCTATCGACATGGTTGCGGCGCGGCTTTAGGCACGCCCCATGATCGCCGACATATCCCCCTTCCACGCCATCGCCATCAGCCGCGAAGCCCATGCGCTCGAAGCGGCGGGCCGGTCCATCCTGCATATGGAGTTCGGCCAGCCATCGACCGGCGCGCCTGCGGAGGCCATCGCCATGGCGCATCATGTGCTGGACACGGAGGCGATGGGCTATTGGGAAAGCATGCCACTTAAGGAGCGGATCGCGCGCCATTATGGCGAACGGCATGGGGTGGCGGTCGATCCCGAACAGATATTGCTGACCTGCGGCGCGTCGCCGGGGCTGGTGCTGGCGCTGACCTGCCTGTTCGCGCCCGGCGCGCGGGTTGCGACGGCGCGGCCGGGCTATGTCGCCTATCGCAATAATTTGAAGGCGCTCTATCTGGAGCCGGTCGAGGTCGCCTGCGGCCCGGCCGAACGTTATCAGATCAGCGCCGACGCGCTGGCTGCGATCGATCCGGCGCCGGACGGCCTGATCCTCGCCAGCCCGGCCAATCCCACCGGCACCATCATCCCGGCGGACGAACTTTCGCGAATCGCGGCGGTCTGTGCAGAGCGTGGCATCCGCATCATCTCGGACGAAATCTATCATGGGCTGAGCTTCGGCGAACCCGCCCGGTCGATGCTGGAGTTCGCGGCCGATGCGGTGATCGTGAACAGCTTCTCCAAATATTACAGCATGGCCGGCTGGCGGCTGGGCTGGATCCTGGTGCCGCCCGCGCTGATCGAGGCCGCGCGGGCGCGGATGGGCAATCTGTTCCTGACGCCGCCGGTGCTGGCCCAGCGCGCCGGGCTGACCGCGTTCGATTGCACCGCCGAACTGGAGGGCCATGTCGCCAGCTATCGCCGCAACCGGCAATTGCTGCTGGACGCCCTGCCCGCGCTGGGCCTGGCCAGCATCGCGCCGCCCGACGGTGCCTTCTACATCTATGCCGATATCAGCCATCTGACCAATGACAGTCTGCGCTTCTGCCAGAAGCTGCTGCGCGAAACCGGCGTGGCGACCGCGCCGGGGATCGATTTCGATCCCGTCGACGGCCATCGCTTCATCCGCTTCAGCTTCGCGGTGTCCACCGACCGGGTCGAGGATGCGATCGCGCGGATGGTGCCATGGTTCCAGGCGCAAGGCGAGAGGTAGCGCCGCCGCTTGGCTGATTTGGGTGGATGGCGGACGGTCGGGTTTAGATATTAATAAGGGCGTTGTCGGACCAAACATCCTCATATCCCTCAGCGACCAGAAACCTCCAGCCCGGAGGCAGGGCTATGAACGGCAATGCCGCCGGACAATGCTCCTCCAAGTGGTAAACATGCAGCGGTCTGAAAAAATCCGGGTCATCAGACCATTCTCCTGACCAGATGAACCATCCCGTCGTCCCACTTTCCGGCGGATGACGAAGGCCATTGAGCGGCAACTCACCTCGCAGGGCGCTCTCGGAAATGCCGACCTTGTATGTCTCGTCAGACGGCATGAATTTTGCGCCATACCGCTGACATATCTCAAGCTGCATTTCATCCATGCGCTAGATTTAGCGGGGTCTACCTATGTCCGCTATGAGGAAGCCAGAAAACTCTTGTGATCGGCAAAAAATGGTCGCTTGCAGTCCTCCCCAATCCCTATCGGCACCGCAGGATCAGCGCGCCGTCCGCTTGTACTGGCGCACCAGCCACAGGCCAGTCAGGACGGCGACCGTCAGCAGGCGCGGCGGGAGTTTTTCGAGCGCATGGGGCACGCTCCAGAACAGCGCGTCGCCCACGCTGATGACGATCAGGACAGCCAGGCCGAACAGCAAGGGCGGCAGGATGTGGCGAACCTTCATGCAACGGCCATAGCATGGCTGCGCACAGCCCGCGATAGTCGGGTCGGTTATGGCAGGACAGCCAGTGGTGCGGGCGGTCGGAATCGAACCGACACTCCTTGCGGAACCGGATTTTGAGTCCGGCGCGTCTACCAGTTTCACCACGCCCGCACGGCTGGTGTCGGCCAGATGACAAAATCCGGCGCGGGCGTCCAGCCGAAAATCGGGCAGAGGCGCAAAAGTCGCTCCATCCCGGTTGACAGCGCCACCCGATACGCCCACATGCCGCGCTTAAATGTAACGTTATATCATAATAGGATTGAACATGACCTCTTGCGACGACCCGCGAAAAATCGGGCTATCCGCGCCGAAGCGGACGGGCTGGCTCGATGGCTTCGCGCTTTGCGCTTCGTCGCTCTGCACGCTCCATTGCCTGGGCCTGCCGCTGCTGTTCGCACTGCTCCCCGCCCTTGCCAGCCGGATCGATCCGGGCGAATCCTTCCACCTCGTCATGCTGGTCCTGGCGGTCCCGACCAGCCTGTTCGCGCTGGCGCAGGGCTGGCGGCGGCACCGCGCGCCCGGCCTGATGCTGCCGGGCGTCGCCGGGCTGGGGCTGATGGCGATCGGGGCGCTGGCGGCGGAGGGCGCGATGGCGGAAGCGGCCTGGACGGTGGCGGGCAGCGCGTTGCTGGCGGGCGCGCACATCCTCAACTGGCGGCGCGGGCGTGGTCAGTTGCGCGCCTGATCCTCGCGCCGGGGCGGCACGAAGCTGAGCTGTGCCAGCCGCCACAGCCGCTCCTCCTCGGCCGGCCAGTGTTCGGCATGGTCGAGAGGCGCCTGCGGCCCGGCATGGCCATGGATTTCGGCGCGGATCAGCCGGCCAGTCTCGCGCAGCCGCACGGTCGCGCCGGGATAGCGCGCCGCCAGCCGCTGGCCCAACGCCTGCGCATCGGGCGACAGGTCCGGGCTGGACAGGGCGCGCGGTGCGCCGTCGATCAGTTCGGCGGTCGAAGAACGCAGCGCCTTCACCCCGTCGCTGATGATGTCGAGCGAGATGATCGCCGCCGCGACCGAATCGGCCCACCACCAGCCCAGCCCC
Encoded proteins:
- the galE gene encoding UDP-glucose 4-epimerase GalE translates to MSDKPTILVTGGAGYIGSHAVLALKDAGYGVVVIDNLVTGFDWAVPDGVPLVRGDIADQPLVEAALRDHDVKAIMHFAGSVVVPESVENPLKYYHNNSAKTRDLIESAVRVGVPHFIFSSTAATYGTPDVEAVREDTPQRPINPYGMSKLMTEYMLRDVAAAHPMNFCALRYFNVAGADPQGRTGQSTAGATHLIKVAVEAALGKRTSVAVFGTDFDTPDGTGVRDYIHVSDLAAAHLLALEALIAEPERNHLLNCGYGRGFSVLEVLDAVDRATNMPVQRVMAGRRAGDPGKLISDNGAILKTFPWTPRHADLDQIVAHALAWERKLGERA
- a CDS encoding 3-hydroxyacyl-CoA dehydrogenase NAD-binding domain-containing protein, with amino-acid sequence MNTIAFDIDADGIAILTIDVPGQSMNVIGPDFLADLDAAITRIASEEGIKGAVIASGKDSGFMAGMDLKFFGAMLAKAGDAPAPAALYDDLFVLNALFRRLESSGKPIACAIEGTCVGGGFELALACHRRFVGDSPRTQMGLPEILIGLFPGGGGSQRLPRIMGVQAALMYMLQGKLFRPAEAAMLKVVDAVVPQGTAVQAARDWVQANPTAGTQPWDVKGFKVPGGAGGFNPAFVQTMAGALAMTLKQTQRNMHAPIALLSAVYEGITLPMDRAIQIESKYFAKVAADRQASNMIRTLFVNKQAAERGARRPKGEAKAPTKKLAMLGAGMMGAGIATVAAQAGIEVVLFDRDLAYAQKGKAHVEEVLKKRLGKGMTPEKLEQTLARVTPTTDYADLAGADFVIEAVFEDVTIKADVTKQVEAVLGADTIFGSNTSTLPITKLAQAWTKPENFIGVHFFSPVEKMPLVEIILGEKTGPAAIAKALDFVSQIKKTPIVVHDSRGFYTSRSFGTYVQEGAELVGEGVNPALIENAGKQLGMPTGPLAVSDEVSIELGWKIMSAAKKELGDAYVPQESDEIMVQMVEAGRLGRKNGKGWYDYPESGKKHLSPVLGEMFPRAAQQPDVEAVKERLLYRQLIECARCFEEGVLETPEDGDIGAIFGWGFAPYTGGPFSHMDTVGIAHVVAVLDRLAAEHGPRFAPTAQLREMAASGATFYHPAPAKAAA
- a CDS encoding MerC domain-containing protein, translated to MTSCDDPRKIGLSAPKRTGWLDGFALCASSLCTLHCLGLPLLFALLPALASRIDPGESFHLVMLVLAVPTSLFALAQGWRRHRAPGLMLPGVAGLGLMAIGALAAEGAMAEAAWTVAGSALLAGAHILNWRRGRGQLRA
- the pgl gene encoding 6-phosphogluconolactonase, with protein sequence MPTEHPFATGAQAAADIAARIATILSDAIAQRGVASIALSGGRSPRPVLEALGQVDLDWDKVVVTLVDERWVAPDSADSNEKLVRDALLNGAAAQARFVPMKTQAADAYAGQAAVEAAFTGLPWPLDIVLLGMGDDGHTASLFPQGRELAEGLASGALTIAATPPVAPHQRMSLTAHGIMQSRHIFLQISGAGKKAVYDRALASGAVEELPIRLALLQDKVPVEVWIAEV
- a CDS encoding pyridoxal phosphate-dependent aminotransferase, whose product is MIADISPFHAIAISREAHALEAAGRSILHMEFGQPSTGAPAEAIAMAHHVLDTEAMGYWESMPLKERIARHYGERHGVAVDPEQILLTCGASPGLVLALTCLFAPGARVATARPGYVAYRNNLKALYLEPVEVACGPAERYQISADALAAIDPAPDGLILASPANPTGTIIPADELSRIAAVCAERGIRIISDEIYHGLSFGEPARSMLEFAADAVIVNSFSKYYSMAGWRLGWILVPPALIEAARARMGNLFLTPPVLAQRAGLTAFDCTAELEGHVASYRRNRQLLLDALPALGLASIAPPDGAFYIYADISHLTNDSLRFCQKLLRETGVATAPGIDFDPVDGHRFIRFSFAVSTDRVEDAIARMVPWFQAQGER
- a CDS encoding YbaK/EbsC family protein → MSEASVRAFLAERAPDVAIIDQGVSTATVIEAAAALGVEPARIAKTLSLRVGETVVLVCARGDARLNNGKAKAALGAKPRMLGAEEVEAITGHPVGGVCPFGLASPLPVYCDMSLKDFATVFPAAGSRTTSVELTPDRLADLTGARWIDICTLPQAAE
- a CDS encoding immunity protein Imm33 domain-containing protein, with the protein product MDEMQLEICQRYGAKFMPSDETYKVGISESALRGELPLNGLRHPPESGTTGWFIWSGEWSDDPDFFRPLHVYHLEEHCPAALPFIALPPGWRFLVAEGYEDVWSDNALINI